CTGAGCAGAGGCAGCCCACCAAGAAGATGTCCAAAGTGAAAGGTCTGGTCTCCAGCCGCCACTAGGGCCGGCTGGGGCAGCTGGCACTCACCAGGCCTGGGTCAGGTGGGGAGGGGATACCAAGGGCCCATTTCCTCCCCTCTTTACCTGCAGTGAGTTCCAGACCTGCCCGTCCCCTCACCAGCGCCTCCCCACCCTGTTGGTACTGTTCCAGAAAAACTGTTACTCCCCCTCACCCACTCCCTCCTTTCCCAGTTGTTCCCTTCAGACTCAGGGGCTCCACCAATGCCATCCCAACAGGGTCAGACACTGCCCAGCTTCCCTCCAGGAGGTTCTTGTCTCTGTGTAAGGGCTTGTCTCCCTCCCAGTTTTTCTTTTGCTCCATGTCATTTTGTCAGGCTGGTTATAAGCCGGAGGCAGCTTTAACCAGCCCCCAGGGATGATTGTGAAGGAGGCCCCTCCCCTTGTGAGGAGGGGGCGCTCCTTTCCAGCCCCTCGTACCACAATCCTCATGATGGTGCAGCGATTTCTAGCCAGGCGTCAAGATGCGCTGCTTtccctctcctgcctcatcccttGTTGGCAGCTCCAGTTCAGGCCGTGGAGGGATGTGATGCTGGGCTGTGTTTACTAAACCCACGGGTTTTCAGCCTCTTAAGCCCAGCTCCGATCTCCGATTAGTTGGGAGCACTGGGTTGACTAACCTCTGGTATCTGAGCACAGACAGAGGGTGCTGTGGGTCTGCTGGGTGGCAGAAATGGTTCCTTCCGGCTTGGCGTTCTCTCCTGGCCACTCTTCCTGCTGCCTCTGACTACTCAGCCTTGTTTTCGGTGTGTAGGCCCCAGTTGCCCACTGGAACTGCCGGCTAATGCTTGCTCTCCCGAGATCTTTAACTCCTCCTGGCTGCACCTGGGTAGGGATGGTGGCACCGATGCCCCTCTGTCTGCTGAAGGATCTGTTGCTGCTTCTGTCTTTTCACCCCTCCTTGGCTGATGACCCAGAGCCCTCTGATGATGGCATTCTCCTGGCAAGAGAAAAAGACTTAACTAGACTTCTGAACTTGAACAGTTTCaggttatattttaatttttttttttttgtacaggtTCTGATTCTAATACATTTCAACATGCTTTTGTCCCCCCTCGTGTCAATATTTGTTATAGACTTATCGCCGGGGATCTTTCACCTGGTTGGAGGGTGGTGTGCGCGCACACgcgtgcgtgtgtatgtgtgtgtctctgtgtgtgtgtgtgtatgtgtgtgtgtgtaaggggagGTGGAGGTCCTGGACTGATTAAAGTTCATTGAGGAAAAAGCatattttacaacaaaaaaaaagtgtagattTAATGTATGTGACTGGGGTTTGGGGTTGCATACCTGGTAGATCTTGAGGGGCTGGGATTAGGGTGGTTCAGGAAAATGTGATGCTGTTTCCCCATATTTAGCCATGGTCAAAATatggatttttcctttttctaaaatgtcCAGCAACTGCCTACTGTTGATCAAATGTTGAAgtattcttgttttccttttaagcCAATCCATGTGCCCACATAACATTATGCCCAAGTGGAGAGTTCACTTTAATTTCCAAAGTATGTTTCATGAAACCCCCTGTCAGATGCTCTGTGGAAAAGGGGTTCTGTTATGAAATAAATGTTGCACTCCCTGCATCCCATATCCTCATTGGAAATTCATTACTCAGGTGTCCAAGCGTTCCTTGGTGAGGAAGCCTGTACCCAAACCGATTTTACCGCCAAATCCTTTTGGGTAATAACTAGGTGGAGCAAATCTTAGGGAAATTTTGGGGAAAGTATATTTCTCAAAAAGCCTAAGagtgctgggcgcagtgactcatgcctgtaatcccaacactttgggaggctgaggtgggaggatcgtttgagcctgggagtttgaggccagtccacacaacatagtgagatcccatctctgctaCAAATAAAACCCTAAGAGAAGCTGAACACCTTTTAACCTTACAGGTTTTCCCAGGTATTCTTTCTAGACTCAAACAGTCACTCTCAGcaagttttctttcattcttgtttttcccACTGGCAAGTAGACTAGGAAACATGGTTTGACTTGTATGAAGTCTGTGACCATTCCTTATTTGATTGGCCCAAGGCCCTAAGGGTCCTCTCCATGATTCACCttccttaaaaataatgatgGCAACAATAATAACTTGTCTCTAAAGTGCTTTACAAAGTGTGTTTGCATACAATAAGTCATTCAGTCCCTTCCACCCAAACAGCCTTATGAGGTTGGTAAGGGTATTCAACCATCCTCGCTTTGCATATGAGAAGACAATCTCAAAGATTTGAAGTGTCCCAGTGGTAACTGGCAGAACGAGAACTCTTAGATCTCCTGACTTGCACATCCTGTCATCTGCTCTGTTACATTCTCATCTAGAGTCTGCTGTCCACACTTGACCCTTGCTACCCCTCTACCTGCTGCTGTTCCTCTGAGAGTTCATCTTGCCCTTATTTTGAGAGAGGGAAGGGCAAGCCCAGTGTTAGTGTTGATTTTGCCCTCAAGGACCCTGGCAAGGAAGCAGCAGTGTTCCCACTGTAGAGGCCAGAAAAGCTGCCCAATGACACAGCCAGGATCAGTCATGGAGCCGTGACAGGCCAGAGCCTGAGTTCCCAGCCACTGAGGAGGGGTGGCAGAGGATTGTTTGGCCAGGTCTGGGTGGGCTGAAGGCTTGGTGACCAGGGACAACATGATCGTCTGCAAGACCAACGCTATCACTGCCCTGAGGATGTTCTTCCCCTGAAAGGCTGCCTCCAATAGCACAGGCACCTGCGTCTCAGATGGTGGTGACATCTGAGTACTTGGACTTGATCAGCTGCCTGTAGGAGGTGAGGTAGCAGTAGGTGAGGGCAACACCCCCTTCAGCTTCAGCAGGTGAAAAGTGTGGTTCTCGATGAAGTTGAGCTGGTGTGTGTGCCAGGTCTTCTACAGTGGGTACGCGTCATACAGGATCCCATCGAAGCGACCACCTGGCAGGGTGAGCGCCACCTCCTTCCACAGGACTTCCAAGGGGATGACCTTGTGTGGCTGCTGCTGGGTCCAGTCCTGGAGCAGCTGGAAGATGCTGTCATTGCACTCCATGATCCAGTGTTCCTGGATGGCGACCTCCTGCACCTTCCATGTTCTTGTGGCCATGCCGAAGCCCACCTCTAAGACTCAGCCCCCTTTGGAGGTGGTGAAGGCAGTGAAGGGGGTTGCGGTGGGGGCGCTCTTGCTGCAGATGGAGCCCCAACCTGGAACCCGATGTGCCAGGGCCCAGTCCCTGCAGCCATCTCACTTTTCACACACCTCATTTCTGCTTGCCAAACCCACCCAGCCACTTAATAAGGAAGCAGAGAGTATGGGATAGAGGAATTGTGGGAATAGTGCCCCAGCCAGATGTTCATTACTCCACGGGGACTCTGGTAGGAGGCTTGGCCTTCAAGCTCTGCAGTTTTCTATCTGGCACCCTGGCAGCTGGGCTCAGGTCTAAAATGTGCAGAAGTGTTTTATAGATAAATAGA
The sequence above is drawn from the Nomascus leucogenys isolate Asia chromosome 22a, Asia_NLE_v1, whole genome shotgun sequence genome and encodes:
- the LOC100604929 gene encoding LOW QUALITY PROTEIN: guanidinoacetate N-methyltransferase (The sequence of the model RefSeq protein was modified relative to this genomic sequence to represent the inferred CDS: inserted 2 bases in 1 codon; deleted 2 bases in 1 codon; substituted 2 bases at 2 genomic stop codons); protein product: MTDTHMEGETSFFPKEKLFEEEREVIRVAHSGVCWGNAADQRWGSICSKSAPTATPFTAFTTSKGGXVLEVGFGMATRTWKVQEVAIQEHWIMECNDSIFQLLQDWTQQQPHKVIPLEVLWKEVALTLPGGRFDGILYDAYPLXKTWHTHQLNFIENHTFHLLKEGGVALTYCYLTSYRQLIKSKYSDVTTIXETQVPVLLEAAFQGKNILRAVIALVLQTIMLSLVTKPSAHPDLAKQSSATPPQWLGTQALACHGSMTDPGCVIGQLFWPLQWEHCCFLARVLEGKINTNTGLALPSLKIRAR